In Mus musculus strain C57BL/6J chromosome 1, GRCm38.p6 C57BL/6J, a single genomic region encodes these proteins:
- the Lax1 gene encoding lymphocyte transmembrane adapter 1 isoform X3, with amino-acid sequence MHRVSVHTVEYSVNIYDNGTVPQMCRHLASSTHHVCVRTSRSNPSISSKESNDYVNIPTVEDTCETLTRIESTPENHLGLPSALRLEFAEGGHAGCGNATDHDGFWAPGPKCSDSLSDGDDLSQTSNDYVNMTGLDLENIQENRPRGAFQCCRDYENVPWVDTNESQLPTLEEVASSTVDHREPVWRTLSSVYHMAFQPSAQSEDSAMVHREEQSSEDSSDYETVLVAELEGRDWKQGPGTQHPSDEGTPGDLAGKLCEVVYPAGSLATETSDEDA; translated from the coding sequence ATGCATAGAGTGTCCGTTCATACTGTGGAGTATTCAGTAAACATCTATGACAATGGCACAGTGCCCCAGATGTGCAGGCACCTGGCCTCCTCAACACATCATGTCTGTGTCAGAACTTCCAGAAGTAACCCCAGCATTTCTTCCAAGGAGTCAAATGATTATGTCAATATCCCCACAGTAGAGGACACCTGTGAGACTCTAACTCGCATAGAAAGCACTCCTGAAAATCACCTTGGTCTTCCAAGTGCCCTGCGGCTGGAGTTTGCTGAAGGAGGGCATGCAGGCTGTGGGAATGCCACGGACCACGATGGTTTTTGGGCTCCAGGACCCAAGTGCAGTGATTCACTCAGCGACGGAGACGATTTATCTCAGACTTCAAATGACTACGTCAATATGACAGGGTTGGATCTTGAGAACATCCAAGAGAATCGACCCAGGGGAGCTTTTCAGTGCTGCAGAGATTATGAAAATGTCCCATGGGTAGATACCAATGAGAGCCAGCTGCCGACTCTGGAAGAAGTGGCATCGTCAACTGTAGACCACAGGGAACCTGTCTGGAGGACCCTCTCTTCAGTGTATCATATGGCATTTCAGCCGTCGGCACAGAGTGAGGACAGTGCCATGGTCCATAGAGAAGAGCAGTCAAGCGAAGACTCCAGTGACTATGAGACTGTGCTGGTTGCTGAGTTAGAAGGCAGGGACTGGAAGCAGGGACCTGGTACTCAGCATCCTTCTGATGAAGGAACACCAGGCGACCTAGCTGGAAAGCTCTGTGAGGTGGTCTACCCTGCTGGGTCTTTAGCCACCGAAACATCTGATGAAGATGCCTGA